CCGCTCGAAGGCCGTCCAGTCTGCAGTGGGAATTCTCTACTTGGTTGGGCTGGAGGCCGTGAAGTCGGAACAGCAGGGCTTGACCACAGCCTTGAACTCCATCGTCTCGGCGCGTGTGCCGTCCGGGTCAAACAGGTTGTACTGCCATTTTCCATCGCGGCCGATCTTGGGTCCGCTAGCTCGCTCCGGGATGCGATCGCCCTCATAAAGAATTTCAGCGGTCTTTTTCATGTCAAAGACCCCCAGGGAGAAGTGATCCATTGAACCGAGTTGGGCAGCCTCCATGGTGGATGGGATGCCTTTCGTCTCGGGGCCTTGCGCCATCATGTATTCGATCCAATCAGTGCCATCGGGCACCTGCTGCGAAACCCAGTTCACGACTGTCGTATTGTTGCCGCCGTACCAATAAGGGCGAAAACCCAGGACGGTGCGGTAGAAGGCGTCTTCGGCAGTCCGGCTATGGACCATGTAGCCGACATGAATGATGTGATTGCTGATAGCAGTTGAAGAATTAACCGGGGCCGGACTTGCCGGGGGCTGGACGAACTCAACCTTATTGCCTTCGGG
This is a stretch of genomic DNA from Granulicella sp. WH15. It encodes these proteins:
- a CDS encoding VOC family protein, translated to MKSNLTPYAMLTVLSFVSVAASARAQQSRPLITGISHISVYSTDSAKSEAFYVKNLGGVKRSDPENAQGVRFYFSPTQFVEVLPLPAEHTISRLDHVAFVTVNADALKAYIGAHGIAVPAKLEKGEDGSLWFDVQDPEGNKVEFVQPPASPAPVNSSTAISNHIIHVGYMVHSRTAEDAFYRTVLGFRPYWYGGNNTTVVNWVSQQVPDGTDWIEYMMAQGPETKGIPSTMEAAQLGSMDHFSLGVFDMKKTAEILYEGDRIPERASGPKIGRDGKWQYNLFDPDGTRAETMEFKAVVKPCCSDFTASSPTK